From Varibaculum massiliense, a single genomic window includes:
- a CDS encoding ABC transporter ATP-binding protein: MKGLKVDNLQVSFRGRQVVKGISFEIPPGARVGLIGESGSGKSVTALALMGLLGEGAKISGSVSLEGQELLSLTDRQMARLRGAKIGMIFQEPMTALDPTMRVGKQVAEVLALHQGGRRGKRQEVIKMLERVGLPAPEQSASAFPHQLSGGQRQRVMMAMALINAPQLLICDEPTTALDVTVQAKVLRLLDKELTETASACLFISHDLAVVNQICDYLLVMYQGQIVERGPLRQVLAQPKHPYTRGLLATADIAAVKPGARLPVLSDFFRGSDE; encoded by the coding sequence ATGAAGGGACTAAAAGTAGATAACCTGCAGGTTTCGTTTAGAGGACGCCAGGTAGTTAAAGGAATCAGTTTCGAGATTCCCCCCGGAGCGCGGGTGGGACTGATTGGCGAATCTGGTTCGGGTAAATCGGTCACCGCGCTCGCGCTAATGGGTCTGCTGGGGGAGGGCGCAAAAATCTCCGGCTCGGTGTCTCTGGAGGGGCAAGAACTATTGTCACTGACAGATAGGCAGATGGCGCGGTTGCGGGGCGCAAAAATCGGGATGATTTTTCAAGAACCGATGACCGCCCTTGACCCTACGATGCGGGTCGGTAAACAGGTGGCGGAGGTTTTAGCGCTGCACCAAGGCGGGCGGCGGGGAAAACGCCAGGAAGTCATAAAAATGCTGGAGAGGGTGGGTTTGCCCGCTCCGGAGCAGAGCGCGAGTGCTTTTCCCCATCAACTTTCTGGGGGACAGCGCCAACGGGTGATGATGGCGATGGCGCTGATAAATGCCCCCCAACTGCTGATTTGCGATGAACCCACCACCGCTTTGGATGTTACTGTGCAGGCGAAAGTGCTTCGGCTTTTAGATAAAGAGCTGACAGAAACCGCTTCTGCCTGCCTGTTTATCAGCCACGATTTAGCGGTAGTCAACCAGATTTGTGACTACCTGCTGGTGATGTATCAGGGGCAAATTGTGGAACGCGGCCCCCTGCGGCAAGTGCTTGCGCAGCCTAAACACCCCTATACTCGCGGTCTGCTGGCGACCGCCGATATTGCGGCGGTAAAACCGGGAGCGCGCCTGCCCGTCCTGAGTGATTTCTTTAGGGGGAGCGATGAGTGA
- the dnaN gene encoding DNA polymerase III subunit beta, producing the protein MKFVVERDVFEDAISWTARTLPARPAVAVLGGVWMSAKAGIVTLSSFDYEVSSRNQFEADVESEGEVLVSGKMVANICKQLPKKPVTVQMEGGKVSISCGASSFQLAVMPLDDYPALPPIPEAIGELDSVEFARAVAQVSRAASSDEALPLLATVRMELTDSHLNLMATDRYRLAVRVMDWQPKETDFSADALVKSRIISEMAKALSGAGEIHLGLENSSEGGAIIALEAGGRKITSQLTEGDYPPVTSLFPKDTPIKAVIRREELEQAIKRVALVTDRSAQIRMNFADGTLTLEAGQGNDAQAHEEMTCTFIADEPMMIVFDSQYLLDGLGALGTDYVRMSFTHPTKPAVITGQEELDGDDSADFRYLLMPIRYSS; encoded by the coding sequence ATGAAGTTCGTAGTCGAGCGGGATGTTTTCGAGGACGCAATCAGTTGGACCGCCCGCACTTTGCCGGCACGTCCGGCGGTCGCCGTATTAGGTGGAGTGTGGATGAGCGCCAAAGCCGGGATCGTCACCTTGTCCAGCTTCGACTATGAAGTTTCCTCCCGAAACCAATTCGAAGCCGATGTGGAATCAGAAGGCGAAGTTCTGGTTTCTGGAAAAATGGTGGCGAATATATGTAAACAACTCCCCAAGAAGCCGGTAACCGTGCAGATGGAAGGGGGTAAAGTCAGTATTTCCTGCGGTGCCTCCAGTTTCCAGTTAGCAGTCATGCCCCTGGATGATTACCCAGCATTACCGCCCATCCCCGAGGCTATCGGAGAACTGGACTCGGTAGAGTTTGCGCGGGCAGTCGCCCAAGTCTCTCGTGCCGCCTCCTCCGATGAAGCCCTGCCTCTGCTGGCCACGGTGCGGATGGAGCTGACGGATTCCCATCTGAACCTGATGGCTACGGACCGCTATCGCCTGGCGGTGCGGGTAATGGATTGGCAGCCGAAAGAAACTGATTTTTCTGCAGATGCGCTGGTAAAGTCACGGATTATCTCGGAAATGGCGAAAGCGCTTTCCGGTGCGGGGGAAATCCATTTAGGTTTGGAAAACTCTTCCGAAGGGGGGGCGATTATCGCCCTCGAAGCCGGAGGACGCAAGATTACGTCCCAGCTCACCGAAGGGGATTATCCTCCGGTAACCAGCCTTTTCCCCAAGGACACTCCCATTAAGGCAGTTATCCGCCGCGAAGAACTCGAACAGGCAATTAAACGGGTTGCTTTGGTGACTGACCGTAGCGCCCAAATCCGCATGAATTTTGCGGACGGCACCCTCACTTTAGAGGCCGGGCAGGGCAATGACGCACAGGCGCATGAAGAAATGACCTGCACCTTTATTGCCGACGAGCCGATGATGATAGTGTTTGACTCCCAGTATCTCCTGGATGGTTTAGGCGCGTTAGGAACCGACTATGTGCGGATGTCCTTTACCCACCCCACGAAACCGGCAGTGATTACCGGGCAGGAAGAGCTAGATGGGGATGATTCTGCGGACTTTAGGTACCTGCTAATGCCGATTCGCTATTCCTCCTAG
- a CDS encoding ABC transporter ATP-binding protein: MSEQPIFLAKDLVKIYPRSTGQVRAVAGVSLEVAAGERLGIVGESGSGKSTLIRMLCALSRPTSGEIKFAGQTITGLKEKQLGHLRSRVQIVFQDPLSSLDPRMRVGKIITEPLRSPWVRGREGVPTDIPARLEEVLAEVGLSSEDADKYPHQFSGGQRQRIALARALVARPDVLIADEAVSALDVSVRAQVLNLIMQIAQRDKLTLLFVSHDLAVVRHLCQRVIVMWEGKIVEEGPVEQVFSHPRQDYTRELIAAVPQLNLRS, translated from the coding sequence ATGAGTGAGCAACCGATTTTCCTCGCCAAAGATTTAGTGAAAATCTATCCGCGCTCTACCGGACAGGTGCGCGCGGTAGCGGGAGTAAGCCTGGAAGTCGCTGCCGGGGAACGCCTGGGAATCGTCGGCGAATCCGGTTCCGGAAAATCAACCTTGATCCGGATGCTATGTGCACTTTCTCGCCCTACCAGCGGAGAAATCAAGTTTGCGGGGCAGACGATTACCGGGCTAAAAGAAAAACAGTTAGGACACCTACGTTCCCGGGTACAAATTGTGTTTCAAGACCCGCTCAGCTCCCTGGATCCGCGAATGCGGGTGGGCAAAATTATTACCGAACCGTTGCGTTCCCCTTGGGTGCGCGGGCGTGAGGGGGTGCCTACCGATATTCCGGCACGCCTAGAGGAAGTACTGGCGGAAGTTGGTTTAAGCAGCGAGGACGCCGATAAATATCCCCACCAGTTTTCGGGAGGACAGCGCCAACGTATCGCCCTCGCCCGCGCCTTAGTTGCGCGTCCTGACGTGCTAATAGCTGATGAAGCGGTTTCCGCCCTGGATGTTTCGGTAAGGGCGCAGGTACTGAATCTGATTATGCAGATCGCCCAGCGAGACAAATTAACTTTACTGTTCGTTAGCCATGACCTGGCGGTGGTGCGGCACCTGTGTCAGCGGGTCATAGTGATGTGGGAAGGAAAAATCGTAGAAGAAGGTCCGGTTGAACAGGTATTTTCTCATCCCCGGCAAGACTATACTCGCGAACTCATCGCGGCCGTGCCCCAGTTAAACCTGCGAAGCTAA